One stretch of Jiangella gansuensis DSM 44835 DNA includes these proteins:
- a CDS encoding sugar ABC transporter ATP-binding protein, which translates to MTGSPPIVEMHGISIAFPGVKALDGVDLRLWPGEVHALMGENGAGKSTLIKALTGVYQIDDGKILIDGQDLHLGGTADAQAAGISTVYQEVNLCTNLSIGENVMLGHEVRGRFGIDWKKTHRAATDALEALGLGHLDPKRPLSSLSLAVQQLVAISRAMVRRAKVLILDEPTSSLDANEVENLFTVMRSLRDQGVAILFVSHFLDQVYAISDRLTVLRNGRHEGEYLTTELDRAQLISTMIGKDIATLRSLASSRHPAGRDSGAGAVLAAKGIARRGSIEPTDLELHRGEVVGFAGLLGSGRTELARLLYGGDKPEAGVIEVHGKEVAINSPATALANRIAFSSENRRDEGIVKDLTVRENLILAIQAKRGWARRLPRKEQNELVAKYLEAFDVRPADPEQLMRNLSGGNQQKVLLGRWLATQPDVLILDEPTRGIDVGAKADIQQAVVELAEQGVSVVFISSELEEVVRLSDRIVVLKDHRVIAELENGPNVSAETIVSLIADEGAQEEIEV; encoded by the coding sequence ATGACTGGATCCCCACCGATCGTCGAGATGCACGGCATCTCCATCGCCTTCCCCGGCGTCAAGGCCCTGGACGGGGTGGACCTGCGCCTGTGGCCGGGTGAGGTGCACGCACTGATGGGCGAGAACGGCGCCGGGAAGTCGACCCTCATCAAGGCGCTCACCGGCGTCTACCAGATCGACGACGGCAAGATCCTGATCGACGGACAGGACCTGCACCTCGGCGGCACGGCGGACGCGCAGGCGGCTGGGATCTCGACCGTCTACCAAGAGGTCAACCTCTGCACCAACCTGAGCATCGGTGAGAACGTCATGCTCGGACACGAGGTCCGCGGCCGGTTCGGCATCGACTGGAAGAAGACCCATCGAGCCGCGACAGACGCGCTGGAGGCCCTCGGTCTCGGGCACCTCGATCCGAAGCGGCCGCTGTCGAGCCTGTCGCTCGCGGTGCAGCAGCTCGTCGCGATCAGCCGGGCCATGGTGCGGCGGGCGAAGGTGCTCATCCTCGACGAGCCGACGTCGAGCCTCGACGCGAACGAGGTCGAGAATCTCTTCACGGTGATGCGGAGCCTTCGCGACCAAGGGGTGGCGATCCTCTTCGTCTCGCACTTCCTCGACCAGGTGTACGCGATCAGCGACCGGCTCACCGTGCTCAGGAACGGCAGGCACGAGGGCGAGTACCTCACGACGGAGCTCGACCGGGCGCAGCTGATCTCCACGATGATCGGCAAGGACATCGCGACGCTCCGGTCGCTCGCATCGAGCCGCCACCCGGCCGGGCGAGACTCAGGCGCGGGCGCCGTCCTCGCCGCGAAGGGCATCGCCCGGCGTGGCTCGATCGAACCGACGGACCTGGAACTGCACCGTGGCGAGGTCGTCGGGTTCGCGGGCCTGCTCGGATCGGGACGCACGGAACTCGCCCGGCTGCTCTACGGCGGCGACAAGCCGGAGGCCGGCGTGATCGAGGTGCACGGCAAGGAGGTCGCGATCAACTCGCCCGCCACGGCCCTGGCGAACCGCATCGCGTTCTCCAGTGAGAACCGGCGCGACGAGGGCATCGTCAAGGACCTGACGGTCCGGGAGAACCTCATACTCGCGATCCAGGCCAAGCGCGGGTGGGCTCGCCGGCTGCCGCGGAAGGAGCAGAACGAGCTCGTCGCCAAGTACCTCGAGGCGTTCGACGTGCGTCCGGCGGATCCCGAGCAGCTCATGCGGAACCTGTCGGGCGGCAACCAGCAGAAGGTGCTCCTGGGCCGCTGGCTGGCGACACAGCCGGACGTGCTCATCCTCGACGAGCCGACCCGCGGCATCGACGTCGGGGCGAAGGCGGACATCCAGCAGGCGGTGGTGGAGCTCGCCGAGCAGGGCGTGAGCGTGGTCTTCATCTCCTCGGAGCTGGAGGAGGTCGTACGGCTGAGCGATCGCATCGTCGTGCTCAAGGACCACCGCGTCATCGCCGAACTCGAGAACGGTCCGAACGTCAGCGCGGAGACGATCGTGTCGCTCATCGCCGACGAGGGCGCGCAGGAGGAGATCGAGGTATGA
- a CDS encoding ABC transporter permease → MSAMQTKTPPAQPRGVARTLAAVQRKGYMQALPTVAALVIFLGMLVYGEIAYGRIVQFNTLSNLLVNNAHLVILAVGLTFVILTGGIDLSVGAVIAFSSVVGVLLVNAGWNPWLVVAAMVAIGSAFGLVSGVLVQYFGVQPFIATLAMMFLGRGLASILSTQPERLADDSGFRSLGTTWKIVDGPKVNDLVISPGVVAAVVVVLVGLFLLHRTRFGRTVYAIGGSEQSASLMGLPVPRTKVWVYVISGTLAGVAAVVYTARLGIAQNITGIGWELDAIAAVVIGGTLLTGGAGFVLGSVVGALVLGLMTVLITRDGGIPPETTTIITGGILFVFVLLQRTVVRQRR, encoded by the coding sequence ATGAGCGCCATGCAAACGAAAACCCCACCGGCGCAGCCGCGCGGCGTAGCGCGCACGCTGGCAGCGGTGCAGCGCAAGGGCTACATGCAGGCGCTCCCGACCGTCGCCGCACTCGTGATCTTCCTCGGGATGCTCGTCTACGGCGAGATCGCGTACGGGCGCATCGTGCAGTTCAACACCCTCTCGAATCTGCTCGTCAACAACGCGCACCTGGTGATCCTCGCGGTCGGGCTGACCTTCGTGATTTTGACCGGCGGCATCGACCTCTCGGTCGGCGCCGTCATCGCGTTCAGCAGCGTCGTGGGCGTGCTTCTCGTGAACGCGGGATGGAACCCCTGGCTGGTCGTCGCCGCCATGGTCGCCATCGGCTCGGCCTTCGGGCTCGTGTCCGGTGTGCTGGTCCAGTACTTCGGCGTGCAGCCCTTCATCGCCACGCTGGCGATGATGTTCCTGGGCCGGGGGCTGGCCTCGATCCTCAGCACCCAGCCGGAACGGCTCGCGGATGACTCCGGGTTCCGCTCGTTGGGCACGACCTGGAAGATCGTCGATGGCCCGAAGGTCAACGACCTCGTGATCAGTCCCGGTGTGGTGGCTGCGGTCGTCGTGGTTCTCGTCGGTCTCTTCCTGTTGCACCGCACGCGATTCGGACGCACCGTGTACGCCATCGGCGGCTCGGAGCAATCGGCGTCGCTCATGGGGCTCCCCGTGCCGCGGACGAAGGTCTGGGTCTATGTCATCAGCGGCACGCTGGCGGGGGTGGCCGCCGTCGTCTACACCGCCCGGCTCGGGATCGCCCAGAACATCACCGGTATCGGCTGGGAGCTCGACGCCATCGCGGCGGTCGTGATCGGTGGCACGCTCCTCACCGGTGGCGCCGGCTTCGTGCTGGGCTCGGTGGTCGGCGCGCTCGTGCTCGGGCTCATGACCGTGCTCATCACGAGGGACGGCGGGATTCCGCCGGAGACGACGACGATCATCACCGGCGGCATCCTCTTCGTCTTCGTGCTGCTGCAACGCACCGTGGTGCGACAACGACGGTAG
- a CDS encoding ABC transporter permease has protein sequence MSSPTTSARARASTVLRAPYFWGIVAIVLLLAINTIRDPGYLAISVHPSTGNLAGNLIDILRASAPILMIAVGMALVVATRGIDLSVGSVMVVAGAVSMEFMSAQQSNSAGTALVALLLALGISAGLGAVNGVLVSVVGLQPFISTLVMMLAGRGIAKVITGGQNTTASNDSFRWIANGYVLGIPVVFVIAVLIVVAVALLVRRSALGLMIESIGMDPQAARLAGINRRALLLTAYITSGLLAGIAGVFATATVMTVDVSQTGYQLELDAILAVVVGGTSLAGGKFSIAGAAVGAFLIATLDKTVVFLGISSSATPAFKAAVIVIVCLLQSERVRAQIPKLRIVPRRAPKEVASA, from the coding sequence ATGAGCAGCCCCACCACGTCGGCGAGGGCGCGGGCCAGCACAGTTCTGCGGGCTCCGTACTTCTGGGGGATCGTCGCGATCGTCCTGCTCCTCGCCATCAACACGATCCGCGACCCCGGGTATCTCGCCATCTCGGTGCATCCCTCGACGGGGAACCTCGCGGGCAACCTCATCGACATCCTGCGCGCCTCCGCGCCGATCCTCATGATCGCGGTCGGCATGGCGCTCGTCGTCGCCACTCGCGGGATCGACCTCTCGGTCGGGTCCGTCATGGTGGTGGCGGGGGCGGTGTCGATGGAGTTCATGAGCGCGCAGCAGTCGAACTCCGCCGGCACCGCGCTGGTGGCGCTGCTGCTGGCGCTGGGCATCAGCGCGGGGCTGGGTGCCGTCAACGGCGTGCTGGTGTCGGTCGTCGGGCTGCAGCCCTTCATCAGCACGCTGGTGATGATGCTCGCGGGCCGTGGCATCGCCAAGGTCATCACCGGTGGCCAGAACACGACCGCGTCGAACGACTCGTTCCGCTGGATCGCCAACGGCTACGTCCTCGGCATCCCGGTCGTGTTCGTCATCGCCGTGCTCATCGTCGTCGCGGTCGCGCTGCTCGTGCGGCGCAGCGCCCTCGGGCTCATGATCGAGTCGATCGGCATGGACCCCCAAGCCGCCCGGCTGGCGGGCATCAATCGCAGGGCGCTGTTGCTGACGGCGTACATCACCAGCGGTCTCCTCGCGGGCATCGCCGGCGTCTTCGCCACCGCGACCGTCATGACGGTGGACGTGTCGCAGACCGGCTATCAACTGGAGCTCGACGCGATCCTGGCGGTCGTCGTCGGTGGTACGTCACTGGCCGGCGGCAAGTTCTCGATCGCGGGCGCGGCCGTCGGCGCGTTCCTCATCGCGACGCTCGACAAGACCGTGGTCTTCCTCGGCATCTCGTCGTCGGCGACGCCGGCGTTCAAGGCCGCCGTCATCGTCATCGTCTGCTTGCTCCAGTCCGAGCGCGTCCGCGCTCAGATCCCGAAACTCCGCATCGTGCCTCGGCGGGCACCGAAGGAGGTCGCCTCCGCATGA